The following are from one region of the Alkalimarinus sediminis genome:
- a CDS encoding flagellin: MPQIINTNINSLTAQRNLNNAQSDNAQALNRLSSGLRINSSKDDAAGLAISTRFESQISGLNVATRNAGDGVSLAQTAEGGLDSITSNLSRLRELAVQSANATNTDIDRQALNAEAEQIIAEIGRISDQTNFNGVKLLNGDFQAQTFQVGANVGETIDVNIAEVTTSTLGSAATAGISSSMDQTALTATGSDALVSGDLVINSVAIGASSGEADTSSTAYASSSSIAKAAAINAESAATGVTATANENTAEGTTVANGAALVAATDIDINGQTFSLSKAATGDASADLAGAAATINEKSGATGVVATVVETDTGARIDLTAEDGRNITIVGATAASFGLAAGLGTGGASNAATTGNTYTGDITLSSTDGSDINLSSNTGNIDNAGFEVGSFSGTRGGAVSDNVDTTAALAAGDITINGVSVGASKATDDTSSTLADNAGSAIAKAAAINDISDQTGVTAKVNATTVFGTAVTGTTAGAFDVTINDVQITGTTTADAVANQTTIVDAINAKSGQTGVTASIIDGDKVNLTAADGRTIEITATTAGDTGLTTGNTGGSITLESAGKFEIGTNTGNNERAGFNVGTFGGAESGTLLKDIDISTVEGANAAIQAVDNALTQVNTERANLGAIQNRFDNTISSNQINSENLSAANSRIRDADFAAETAALSRSSVLQQAGISILAQANAQPQQVLSLLG; encoded by the coding sequence ATGCCACAAATTATAAATACCAATATAAACTCGCTAACCGCACAACGTAACCTTAACAATGCTCAGTCGGACAATGCACAAGCATTGAACCGCTTGTCTTCAGGTCTACGTATCAACAGTTCTAAAGATGATGCAGCGGGCTTAGCGATATCTACTCGTTTCGAATCACAAATTAGTGGCTTGAATGTAGCAACACGAAATGCCGGTGATGGTGTTTCTCTAGCGCAAACCGCTGAAGGTGGTTTGGATTCAATAACCTCTAACTTATCTCGTTTACGTGAGTTGGCGGTACAGTCTGCGAACGCAACGAACACAGATATTGACCGTCAAGCACTGAATGCAGAGGCGGAGCAGATTATCGCTGAGATTGGTCGTATCTCTGACCAGACCAACTTTAACGGTGTTAAGCTGTTAAATGGTGACTTCCAGGCACAAACTTTCCAGGTGGGTGCAAACGTCGGTGAGACGATTGATGTAAATATCGCGGAAGTAACTACTTCTACTTTAGGTAGTGCGGCAACTGCCGGTATTTCTTCGAGCATGGATCAGACAGCACTAACTGCAACGGGTAGTGATGCATTGGTTTCAGGTGACCTTGTTATAAATAGTGTCGCTATTGGCGCATCGTCAGGCGAGGCAGATACATCGTCTACTGCATATGCATCTTCAAGTTCTATTGCTAAAGCAGCTGCTATTAATGCAGAATCAGCAGCAACAGGTGTAACAGCAACTGCTAATGAGAATACGGCTGAAGGTACTACCGTTGCAAACGGTGCGGCCTTAGTTGCAGCTACTGATATTGATATTAACGGCCAAACTTTCTCGCTTTCTAAGGCGGCAACAGGTGATGCTAGTGCTGACTTGGCCGGTGCTGCAGCTACTATCAACGAAAAATCAGGTGCTACAGGAGTTGTGGCTACTGTTGTTGAAACTGATACCGGAGCGCGTATTGACCTGACCGCAGAGGATGGGCGTAATATCACTATCGTAGGCGCGACAGCCGCTTCATTTGGTTTGGCTGCTGGTCTTGGCACAGGTGGTGCGAGTAATGCCGCGACTACTGGTAACACTTATACGGGTGATATCACGCTAAGCAGTACAGATGGAAGTGATATCAATCTTTCGTCAAATACCGGTAATATCGATAATGCCGGTTTCGAAGTGGGATCATTCAGCGGAACCAGAGGTGGGGCTGTTAGTGATAATGTTGATACAACAGCCGCATTAGCGGCAGGTGACATTACAATCAATGGCGTATCTGTTGGTGCATCGAAGGCAACAGATGACACATCTTCTACATTGGCTGATAATGCAGGTTCTGCAATTGCCAAAGCAGCTGCAATAAATGATATTTCAGATCAAACGGGTGTGACCGCTAAGGTAAATGCAACCACCGTATTTGGTACGGCGGTTACCGGTACTACTGCAGGTGCGTTTGATGTCACAATTAATGATGTCCAAATAACTGGTACTACGACTGCTGATGCAGTTGCTAACCAAACCACTATTGTTGATGCAATAAATGCCAAGTCGGGTCAGACAGGTGTTACTGCAAGCATTATTGATGGTGATAAAGTTAATCTGACTGCAGCGGATGGCCGTACTATAGAGATTACGGCAACAACTGCTGGTGATACTGGTTTGACCACTGGAAATACTGGTGGATCTATTACTTTAGAGTCGGCAGGTAAATTCGAAATTGGCACCAATACTGGTAACAATGAAAGAGCAGGCTTTAATGTAGGTACGTTTGGTGGTGCAGAGTCGGGTACTTTGTTAAAGGATATAGATATCAGCACAGTCGAAGGCGCTAACGCTGCAATCCAAGCAGTAGATAACGCCCTAACACAAGTTAACACCGAGCGTGCAAACTTAGGTGCGATTCAAAACCGCTTTGATAACACAATCTCATCAAACCAGATCAACTCTGAGAACTTATCAGCTGCAAACTCACGAATTAGAGATGCTGACTTTGCTGCAGAAACCGCTGCACTGTCTAGATCTTCGGTTCTACAGCAGGCGGGTATATCGATCTTAGCCCAGGCAAACGCCCAGCCACAGCAGGTATTGTCACTACTAGGATAA
- a CDS encoding REP-associated tyrosine transposase, translating to MPNYKRTRIPGCTVFFTVNAYQRQTIFTEPLFRSALRKAIQETRLEYPFDIDAWVLLPNHLHCIWTLPENDSNTSIRWSMIKRLVSQQIGDKFHYQHQQTESRHKRKESTIWQRRFWEHHIIDNRDFITHLNYCYWNPVKHGQVKSVHSWPYSTFHRDVKRGLYPVNWCENEESELSFGE from the coding sequence GTGCCAAACTACAAAAGAACCCGAATACCGGGATGCACCGTTTTCTTTACAGTAAACGCCTATCAACGTCAGACCATTTTTACAGAGCCTCTGTTTCGTTCAGCTCTCCGAAAAGCCATTCAAGAAACAAGGTTAGAGTACCCTTTCGATATTGATGCTTGGGTGCTACTACCGAATCACCTGCATTGTATATGGACCTTACCTGAAAATGATTCTAATACATCAATACGCTGGTCAATGATCAAACGCCTGGTAAGCCAACAAATAGGTGATAAGTTTCATTATCAGCACCAACAAACCGAATCTCGACATAAAAGAAAAGAGTCAACCATATGGCAGCGACGCTTTTGGGAACATCACATTATTGATAATAGAGACTTCATTACACATTTAAATTATTGCTATTGGAATCCAGTTAAACATGGGCAAGTTAAGTCAGTTCACAGTTGGCCATATTCAACATTCCATCGCGATGTTAAACGAGGGTTGTATCCAGTCAATTGGTGTGAAAATGAAGAATCAGAATTATCGTTTGGTGAATAG
- the fliD gene encoding flagellar filament capping protein FliD produces MSVSSIGIGSGVLTSDLIDQLANAERAPTELRFDRKEEQVQAELSAVGRIRNALTDLRLPTRVLSNPNALQSLNAESSSGNVSATAGSGASVGQYSLEVTDLAQAQSLSSATFADKNLTALGTGTLSIKVGDVTKDIAIDGSNNTLEGIASAINAEEDLAVNASVIDTGSGFVLVFAAQNSGTENGIEISVNDTGDGNNTDVLGLSQLSFDGTNNNLTESVVAKDALFSVNGILITRQSNTVSDAIDGVTFTLTGKTNGSPATVSITQDTEQVLERIQNFVEAFNEVKTILNEVTAFDPNNSEETGLLLGDSTVRSINSQLRGVLSQVVPGLDGSAVRSLAEVGISTDRQTGLLSVDDEMFTKALSQSPDDVIALFAEQGRASDAQVTYSTKGANTVPGNYDIEITQAATNGSFTGASVIGASTVIDTANDTFKISVDGTESADIVLTAGTYTQSELLTELQKQLDADANLNAAGASISVSYDGSGQLQFTSGTFGSDSKVSFTAVDTNTLATLGIDAIAGVDGLNVEGTINGEAATGKGQFLTGAEGDDSEGLVVKVEGSSIGSRGSVTFIEGIGDQLVDKLNSFLEFEGIIGAKESGLKDQLDEITKGRAQLDLRVENLRTRLSLQFTAADILVSQLNSTQDFLKSQLATLTGAKDD; encoded by the coding sequence ATGTCAGTTTCATCAATAGGTATCGGTTCTGGTGTTCTTACCAGCGACTTGATCGACCAATTAGCCAATGCTGAGCGAGCACCCACTGAGCTCCGCTTTGACCGTAAAGAAGAACAAGTGCAAGCAGAGCTATCTGCCGTAGGACGTATTCGAAACGCACTTACTGATCTTCGTCTTCCCACCCGAGTACTAAGCAACCCTAACGCATTGCAAAGCCTTAATGCAGAATCTTCTTCTGGTAATGTAAGTGCGACTGCCGGAAGCGGTGCGTCTGTTGGGCAGTATTCATTAGAAGTGACTGATCTTGCTCAGGCTCAATCGTTAAGTTCTGCAACATTTGCAGATAAGAACCTGACCGCGCTAGGAACGGGAACACTCAGCATTAAAGTGGGTGATGTGACAAAAGATATTGCCATTGATGGCAGTAACAACACCCTCGAAGGCATCGCTAGTGCCATTAATGCAGAAGAAGATTTAGCCGTCAACGCCAGTGTGATTGATACAGGGTCGGGTTTTGTGTTGGTGTTCGCCGCGCAAAATTCAGGTACCGAGAATGGGATTGAAATTAGCGTAAACGATACTGGGGATGGCAATAACACAGATGTGTTAGGTCTTTCGCAGCTTTCATTTGATGGTACCAACAACAATTTAACGGAGTCTGTTGTTGCTAAAGATGCACTGTTTTCGGTAAATGGCATCCTGATTACCAGGCAGTCAAATACCGTATCTGATGCAATAGATGGGGTTACATTTACGTTAACCGGTAAAACAAACGGCTCTCCGGCTACGGTATCTATTACTCAAGATACTGAGCAGGTGTTGGAGCGTATTCAGAACTTCGTTGAAGCTTTTAATGAAGTTAAAACGATTTTAAATGAAGTCACCGCATTTGACCCCAATAATTCTGAAGAAACAGGGCTTCTACTCGGTGATTCTACTGTTCGCTCAATCAACTCACAACTTAGAGGCGTTTTATCTCAGGTAGTGCCAGGGCTTGACGGCTCGGCGGTGAGAAGCCTTGCTGAAGTTGGAATATCAACTGATAGACAGACGGGGCTACTTTCTGTTGATGATGAAATGTTTACTAAGGCTCTCTCTCAGTCTCCAGATGATGTGATTGCTTTGTTTGCTGAGCAGGGGAGAGCCTCTGATGCTCAGGTTACCTACTCCACGAAAGGGGCTAATACGGTTCCTGGAAATTATGACATTGAGATTACTCAAGCGGCAACCAATGGCAGTTTTACAGGGGCTTCAGTTATTGGCGCATCTACTGTAATAGATACCGCTAATGATACATTTAAGATAAGTGTAGATGGTACCGAGAGCGCGGACATTGTTTTAACCGCAGGTACCTATACTCAATCTGAATTACTAACAGAGTTACAAAAGCAGCTAGACGCAGATGCAAATTTGAATGCGGCGGGTGCTTCTATTTCTGTGTCGTATGATGGCAGTGGCCAATTACAATTTACCTCTGGCACATTTGGTAGTGACTCAAAAGTATCATTTACCGCTGTTGATACCAACACATTGGCTACCTTAGGTATAGATGCTATAGCGGGTGTTGATGGCCTTAATGTAGAGGGCACTATTAACGGTGAAGCGGCTACAGGTAAGGGGCAATTTCTGACCGGAGCTGAGGGAGATGATAGCGAAGGGTTGGTTGTTAAGGTTGAAGGCTCTAGTATTGGTAGTCGGGGGTCAGTTACCTTTATCGAAGGTATAGGTGACCAGTTGGTCGACAAACTTAATAGTTTTCTTGAGTTTGAAGGAATTATTGGTGCAAAAGAGAGCGGTTTAAAAGATCAACTTGATGAAATTACCAAAGGGCGTGCTCAGCTTGATTTGAGAGTTGAGAACTTGAGGACTAGACTATCTTTACAGTTTACTGCGGCCGATATATTGGTCTCACAGCTTAACAGCACGCAAGACTTTTTAAAGAGCCAATTAGCGACCCTAACAGGAGCTAAAGACGATTAA
- a CDS encoding bifunctional acetate--CoA ligase family protein/GNAT family N-acetyltransferase codes for MSTRHLDALFNPKSIVILGASERSLNLGGIVLRNLLSSEYPGQLLVVNPNEYDNVHGIRCVKKVTKMPFTPDLAIVCTPPESVPRAIKKLGQMGVKTAMILTGGLSRTHSKSGRPLMYSVRDAAKASGIRILGPNTIGIMAPRNKVNATYLHMGALPGKIAFIGQSGTIASAVIDWAFSRGVGFSHFLTLGDSMDIDPDDLIDYLAQDRHTKAILLHIEMVPNPSRFISAVRAASRGKLVIGIKSGRVPESQWEPMPLADGITNGDAVFDALFRRAGILRVNGADEMFDALETLTRMKPVKKDTLAIMSNGLGPNVLAVDRLANLGGELAELSEKTIDAIAELMPPYWTRKNPIDLNYDASPETYSTVMDILAKDPNVSNVLVMYAPSLTEDSLQIADSVITKAKRARLNIFTCWLGQSTILDAREAFFEAGIPTFFSPEKAVKAFMHVVNHQRSQRLLKETPSSYSDYALDRAGARNIVHNAIRSGRNHLSNEEARQLIADYGVPTVETWYCDDIEEVVEIFKEVGGPINVTLLHEKSSHPFMEEKTGRGRYKTTIRRLNEEDTIISSCEELFVQYKEHFPNSGFLGYSVHRSHQHIGGLGFSLGITRDPKLGPLVVCGAAGASVNVMSDRRVALPPLNMVLAKDLLTQTYMYQLLKEYSYRPAQDIRAVCETLITLSQIVVDIPEIKGLEILPLLFNKGGVVAVDVAIDLGIPAKLSIQPYPAELTEWITLPKSKRRVEIRPIRGEDEPAHIEFHLKQSPESIRFRFFHYRKSFSHEELVQMVQIDYDREMVFVATVPKEEGAGNETLGTVRVWTDADNLQCEFAVMVSDELKGERLGFTLMNKMIEYCKSRGTVEMIGSVLPDNKPMLSLAEKLGFESKWDPEEEVMALRLPLNVPKDEWQKEQLK; via the coding sequence GTGAGTACCCGACATCTTGATGCCCTGTTTAATCCCAAATCTATTGTTATTCTGGGGGCTTCTGAACGCTCCCTTAACTTAGGTGGGATAGTATTAAGAAATCTACTCTCATCAGAGTATCCTGGCCAATTGTTAGTGGTTAACCCTAACGAATACGATAATGTTCATGGTATTCGGTGTGTTAAAAAGGTGACTAAAATGCCTTTTACTCCCGACCTTGCCATTGTCTGTACACCACCTGAATCTGTCCCTCGTGCGATAAAAAAACTTGGTCAAATGGGGGTGAAAACGGCCATGATTCTTACCGGGGGCTTATCCCGAACGCATAGCAAAAGTGGCCGGCCTCTGATGTATTCCGTTCGAGATGCGGCAAAAGCGTCCGGTATACGAATATTGGGGCCAAATACGATTGGTATTATGGCACCCCGAAATAAAGTAAATGCTACCTACTTACATATGGGGGCGCTGCCAGGAAAAATCGCCTTTATCGGTCAGTCTGGCACTATTGCGAGTGCGGTTATTGACTGGGCGTTCAGTCGTGGGGTCGGGTTCTCACACTTTTTAACGTTGGGCGATAGCATGGATATCGACCCTGATGACCTCATCGACTACCTCGCTCAAGACCGTCATACCAAAGCTATCTTGCTTCATATCGAAATGGTGCCAAACCCGTCTAGATTTATCTCGGCGGTCCGTGCAGCTTCGCGAGGTAAGCTGGTGATCGGGATTAAGAGCGGAAGAGTGCCTGAGTCTCAGTGGGAACCCATGCCATTAGCCGACGGTATTACAAATGGTGATGCAGTATTTGATGCCTTATTCAGACGAGCAGGTATTTTAAGGGTTAACGGTGCTGATGAAATGTTTGATGCGCTGGAAACGCTAACCCGCATGAAGCCGGTCAAGAAAGATACCCTTGCTATTATGAGTAATGGTCTGGGGCCTAACGTATTAGCTGTCGATAGACTGGCGAATTTGGGCGGGGAGTTGGCAGAACTGTCAGAAAAGACCATTGATGCCATTGCTGAATTAATGCCGCCATATTGGACTCGTAAAAACCCGATTGACCTGAATTATGATGCGTCACCAGAAACCTACTCTACAGTTATGGATATTTTAGCGAAGGATCCTAATGTATCGAATGTGTTGGTGATGTATGCGCCATCACTAACTGAAGATAGCTTGCAGATTGCAGACTCGGTTATCACCAAGGCTAAACGAGCGAGATTAAATATCTTTACCTGTTGGTTAGGTCAGAGCACTATTTTAGATGCCAGAGAGGCTTTTTTTGAAGCAGGTATTCCGACCTTCTTCTCGCCAGAAAAGGCGGTTAAGGCATTTATGCATGTGGTGAACCATCAAAGAAGTCAGCGTCTACTCAAAGAGACTCCGTCATCCTATAGTGATTATGCACTCGATCGCGCCGGTGCGAGAAATATCGTACACAATGCGATACGAAGTGGGCGAAACCACCTATCGAATGAAGAGGCAAGGCAGTTGATTGCCGATTATGGGGTGCCAACGGTCGAGACATGGTATTGCGACGATATCGAAGAGGTGGTTGAAATATTCAAAGAGGTGGGTGGCCCCATCAATGTGACACTGCTACATGAAAAAAGTAGTCACCCATTTATGGAAGAGAAAACGGGCAGAGGACGATACAAGACTACTATTCGTCGTTTGAACGAAGAAGATACGATCATCAGTTCTTGTGAAGAGTTGTTTGTTCAGTATAAAGAACACTTCCCCAATAGTGGTTTTCTAGGTTACTCAGTTCATCGCTCTCACCAGCATATAGGTGGGTTAGGGTTTAGTTTAGGTATTACTCGTGACCCCAAGCTTGGACCATTAGTGGTTTGTGGTGCTGCTGGAGCGAGTGTGAATGTGATGAGTGACCGCCGGGTCGCACTACCACCGCTGAATATGGTGCTGGCAAAAGATCTTCTTACACAGACCTACATGTACCAACTGCTAAAAGAGTACAGCTATCGACCGGCTCAAGACATTAGAGCTGTCTGTGAAACCTTGATTACGCTTTCGCAGATTGTGGTTGATATTCCTGAAATAAAGGGGCTCGAGATACTGCCGTTGCTATTCAATAAAGGTGGCGTAGTCGCGGTTGACGTGGCTATCGATCTAGGGATACCAGCTAAATTATCGATTCAACCTTACCCTGCTGAACTAACAGAGTGGATTACGCTTCCTAAATCAAAACGCCGCGTTGAGATACGTCCAATCAGAGGTGAGGATGAGCCTGCTCATATTGAGTTCCATTTAAAGCAGTCGCCAGAATCCATTCGTTTTCGTTTCTTCCACTATAGAAAATCGTTTAGCCATGAAGAGCTCGTGCAGATGGTTCAGATCGACTACGACCGAGAGATGGTGTTTGTTGCCACTGTACCTAAAGAAGAGGGTGCAGGTAACGAGACTCTAGGAACGGTTCGAGTGTGGACTGACGCTGATAATTTACAGTGTGAATTTGCCGTAATGGTAAGTGATGAGCTAAAAGGAGAGAGGCTCGGGTTTACCCTTATGAATAAGATGATAGAGTACTGTAAATCAAGAGGTACGGTAGAAATGATCGGCTCGGTACTGCCTGATAATAAGCCTATGTTAAGCCTGGCAGAAAAATTGGGCTTTGAATCTAAGTGGGACCCAGAAGAAGAGGTGATGGCTTTACGACTACCGCTCAATGTGCCAAAAGATGAATGGCAAAAAGAGCAGTTGAAGTAA
- a CDS encoding flagellar protein FlaG, giving the protein MNDVKVNSLDLASRAGSTASLPQQNSQQAAKVSGAADNSAQGINSSVSVGQIGAEKSSQSQEQKDKQLEGAVTKLNDYIQNVQRDLEFQTDDSSGKTVITVVDRQTSEVVRQIPDDVALKLAQDLQQDEPLSLFNIKV; this is encoded by the coding sequence ATGAATGACGTTAAAGTGAACAGTCTAGATCTAGCCTCTCGGGCAGGGTCTACTGCGTCTCTACCTCAGCAAAACTCTCAACAGGCAGCAAAGGTATCTGGAGCAGCTGACAACTCTGCACAAGGTATTAACTCAAGTGTAAGTGTGGGTCAGATTGGTGCTGAGAAAAGCTCTCAGTCTCAAGAGCAGAAAGATAAACAGTTAGAAGGTGCTGTTACCAAACTGAATGATTATATTCAGAATGTTCAGCGGGACCTAGAATTTCAGACGGATGACTCCTCTGGAAAAACTGTAATAACCGTTGTTGATCGTCAGACCTCTGAAGTGGTCAGACAAATACCTGATGATGTGGCGTTGAAGTTGGCGCAAGACTTGCAGCAGGACGAACCACTAAGTTTATTTAACATTAAAGTGTAA
- a CDS encoding histone deacetylase family protein has protein sequence MKTAYISHHDCTLHNMGAEHPESPLRLTAILDQLQDTRLNQELDFMRAELVNPDHVRRVHPATYVEQLDLIQPKKGRIYADEDTIMMPDTMRAAKLAAGAAVQAVDAVMSGQNKNAFCATRPPGHHAERNKTMGFCFYNNIAVAAKHALDFHGLERVAIIDFDVHQGNGTVDIFQNDPRVLVCSSFQHPYYPFSHHAVDQPNILNLPLEAHTQGLSFRNKTEAAWLNELQNHKPQLILISAGFDAHKNDPMADLELDKTDYRWITQMLMDVAKYYSNDRIVSILEGGYNLKALAESAEQHLEVLAGY, from the coding sequence ATGAAAACTGCCTATATAAGTCATCATGACTGTACCCTTCACAATATGGGGGCTGAGCACCCAGAAAGCCCATTGCGGCTAACCGCAATTCTAGATCAACTCCAGGATACTCGTTTAAATCAAGAACTCGATTTTATGCGGGCAGAGTTGGTTAACCCTGACCATGTCAGAAGAGTTCACCCAGCAACCTACGTTGAACAGTTAGACCTGATACAACCCAAAAAAGGCCGTATTTACGCTGACGAAGATACAATTATGATGCCCGATACCATGCGGGCAGCAAAACTTGCTGCAGGCGCAGCGGTACAGGCGGTTGATGCAGTGATGTCTGGTCAAAATAAAAATGCTTTCTGTGCCACTCGCCCACCTGGGCATCATGCTGAGCGTAATAAGACCATGGGGTTTTGCTTCTATAACAATATAGCCGTTGCTGCAAAACATGCCCTTGATTTTCACGGCCTAGAGCGCGTTGCGATCATCGACTTTGACGTACACCAAGGTAATGGCACAGTCGACATCTTCCAAAACGACCCAAGGGTTCTAGTATGCTCTAGCTTTCAACACCCTTATTACCCATTTAGCCACCACGCAGTAGACCAGCCTAACATCCTCAATTTACCATTAGAGGCCCATACACAAGGGCTAAGCTTCCGCAACAAAACTGAAGCGGCATGGCTTAACGAACTGCAAAATCACAAACCTCAACTTATATTGATATCGGCAGGGTTCGATGCTCACAAAAACGATCCAATGGCAGATCTTGAGCTCGATAAAACAGATTACCGTTGGATAACCCAGATGCTAATGGATGTCGCAAAATACTATAGCAACGACCGGATTGTTTCGATTCTTGAGGGAGGGTATAACCTAAAAGCGCTAGCTGAAAGTGCAGAACAGCACCTAGAGGTGCTGGCGGGGTATTAA
- the fliS gene encoding flagellar export chaperone FliS: protein MNALHQYQAVNTQTSVIDVDRHRLIQLLFEGALERINMAKARIQASDFEGKNRLINKSIEIVSGLRSFLNIEEGQELASNLSDLYAYIERRLFEANVKNDIEILEEVAGHLRKVKEGWDGIREEALEQGIV from the coding sequence ATGAATGCATTACACCAGTACCAGGCAGTAAATACCCAAACTAGCGTTATTGATGTTGATCGGCACAGGTTAATTCAACTGCTGTTTGAAGGGGCGTTAGAGCGTATTAATATGGCAAAAGCGCGTATTCAGGCATCAGACTTTGAAGGTAAAAATCGATTGATTAACAAATCAATCGAAATCGTATCGGGTTTGAGAAGCTTTTTGAATATCGAAGAGGGGCAGGAGCTCGCTTCTAACCTATCAGATTTGTACGCGTACATTGAGCGAAGATTATTTGAAGCCAATGTGAAAAATGATATTGAAATACTCGAAGAAGTTGCTGGCCATTTACGTAAGGTGAAAGAAGGTTGGGACGGAATTAGAGAGGAAGCGTTAGAGCAGGGCATTGTTTAA